A single region of the Gopherus evgoodei ecotype Sinaloan lineage chromosome 3, rGopEvg1_v1.p, whole genome shotgun sequence genome encodes:
- the LOC115649314 gene encoding transmembrane protein 121-like, which produces MVPPPPVNKPHACLSTVLIMSSLVLMDAYLVEQNQGSRKLGICIMVSVGDVCFLLVLRYMAVWVGAEVRTAKRGYAMILWFLYVFVLEIKVYFVYQNYKADRKSLDLLARKALTLLLSVCIPALYVLLVATEHMDYVRTFKKKEDIRNRLFWVIIDMLDVLDIQANLWEPQKKGLPLWAEGLMFFYCYILLLTLPCVSLCEISMQGFNIVPHRMMLYPLLSLLTVNIATLFIRGSNMVFFRDARVSGIFMGKNVLAIVLKLCMFVQYRKQLRREPAGFNAEPQHSVAPQPALQLLKSQNQMPGPEVLGPENT; this is translated from the coding sequence ATGGTTCCCCCACCGCCCGTCAACAAGCCCCATGCCTGCCTTTCCACTGTCCTCATCATGAGCAGCTTAGTGCTGATGGATGCTTACCTggtggagcagaaccagggctccaGGAAACTGGGCATCTGCATCATGGTCTCGGTGGGCGACGTCTGCTTCCTTCTGGTGCTCCGGTACATGGCGGTCTGGGTTGGGGCCGAGGTGAGGACAGCCAAGCGCGGTTACGCCATGATCCTCTGGTTCCTTTATGTCTTCGTGTTGGAGATCAAGGTCTACTTTGTCTACCAGAACTACAAGGCTGACCGGAAGAGCCTGGACCTTCTGGCACGCAAAGCCCTGACCCTGCTGCTGTCCGTCTGCATCCCAGCCCTCTATGTGCTGCTGGTGGCCACTGAGCACATGGACTACGTCCGGACATTCAAGAAGAAGGAGGACATCCGCAACCGCCTCTTCTGGGTCATCATTGACATGCTGGATGTGCTGGACATCCAGGCCAACCTGTGGGAGCCCCAGAAGAAAGGGCTGCCCCTCTGGGCCGAGGGCCTGATGTTCTTCTACTGCTACATTTTGCTCTTGACTCTCCCTTGCGTGTCCCTGTGCGAGATCAGCATGCAAGGGTTCAACATCGTGCCACACCGGATGATGCTTTATCCCCTGCTGAGCCTGCTCACTGTCAACATTGCCACTCTCTTCATCCGGGGGAGCAACATGGTCTTCTTCCGGGATGCCCGGGTCTCGGGCATCTTCATGGGCAAGAACGTGTTGGCCATCGTGCTGAAGCTCTGTATGTTTGTGCAGTACCGGAAGCAGCTGCGCCGCGAGCCGGCGGGGTTCAATGCCGAGCCCCAGCACAGCGTcgcgccccagcctgccctgcagcTGTTGAAATCCCAGAACCAGATGCCCGGCCCCGAAGTGCTGGGCCCAGAGAACACGTGA